One genomic window of Candidatus Nanohalobium constans includes the following:
- the msrA gene encoding peptide-methionine (S)-S-oxide reductase MsrA translates to MKTAVLGGGCFWCTEAAYQQLEGVKKVISGYAGGHTDKPTYREVCNGNTGHAEAIKIQFNEEVLSYEEILEFFFRIHDPTTEDRQGPDTGSQYRSIILYSSEEQKEVAESFLEEKQPEYEDEIVTELKELDKFWKAEEKHQDYFEKNPEDAYCTMHAQPKIEKAKVF, encoded by the coding sequence ATGAAAACAGCAGTCCTCGGCGGCGGATGCTTCTGGTGCACCGAAGCAGCATACCAACAGCTAGAAGGAGTCAAAAAAGTAATCTCAGGATACGCCGGAGGACACACAGACAAACCCACCTATAGGGAAGTATGCAACGGAAACACCGGACACGCAGAAGCAATCAAAATACAATTCAATGAGGAAGTGCTATCTTATGAGGAGATTTTGGAGTTCTTCTTCCGGATCCACGACCCAACCACAGAAGATAGACAAGGACCAGACACAGGCAGCCAATACCGCTCAATAATACTGTATAGTTCTGAAGAACAGAAAGAAGTTGCGGAGAGTTTCCTAGAAGAAAAACAACCAGAATACGAAGACGAAATAGTCACCGAACTGAAGGAGTTGGATAAGTTCTGGAAAGCCGAAGAAAAACACCAAGACTACTTCGAGAAGAATCCGGAGGATGCTTACTGCACGATGCATGCCCAGCCAAAAATAGAGAAAGCAAAGGTGTTTTAG
- a CDS encoding DUF2268 domain-containing putative Zn-dependent protease (predicted Zn-dependent protease with a strongly conserved HExxH motif) — protein sequence MDIEFFDEEKHDYFLDEYRKYSREPESDEKEFFRSELESIAQDISDITGASTDFKLYFAMTDCSTFDEDAPINRYVHGFSFAEWMEGFERDVVMIRAVRYRENWKDCLINMMAHEMAHQEFYSRNQSAPYTNLENLIFEGHAMNRAEQVSEKIGVNWKPHYRSNQNPDVNSETIINVLDEDRTYQPDNIFQNGEEPCIKAEGYQIAYLIVKLIINEKSYEIDEIPKLADKRNIVEGALSEVLN from the coding sequence ATGGACATAGAGTTCTTCGATGAAGAGAAACACGACTACTTTCTGGACGAGTACCGAAAGTATTCTAGAGAGCCAGAGAGTGATGAGAAGGAATTTTTCAGGTCAGAGTTAGAGAGTATCGCCCAGGATATTTCTGATATTACCGGAGCTTCCACAGATTTCAAACTCTACTTTGCGATGACAGACTGCTCAACTTTTGATGAAGATGCTCCAATCAACCGGTATGTTCATGGTTTTTCTTTTGCTGAATGGATGGAAGGATTTGAAAGAGATGTAGTTATGATTAGAGCTGTCAGGTACAGAGAGAACTGGAAAGATTGCCTGATCAACATGATGGCGCATGAGATGGCTCACCAGGAATTTTACTCAAGAAATCAAAGTGCTCCTTATACTAATCTGGAGAATCTTATTTTCGAAGGCCATGCCATGAATAGAGCTGAACAAGTCTCTGAAAAAATAGGAGTCAACTGGAAACCTCACTACCGATCAAATCAAAACCCAGATGTCAATTCAGAAACAATAATCAATGTTTTAGACGAAGATAGAACATATCAACCTGATAACATATTTCAGAACGGTGAAGAACCTTGCATAAAAGCTGAGGGCTATCAAATAGCTTACCTGATAGTTAAACTCATTATAAACGAAAAGAGCTACGAGATAGACGAAATACCAAAATTAGCTGATAAAAGAAATATTGTAGAAGGAGCTCTAAGCGAAGTTCTTAATTAG
- a CDS encoding DHHA1 domain-containing protein, whose amino-acid sequence MVDDILDEAEPAAQQIKDFDGKIRLIGQYDADGINATAISHEMLDRLDKNFEYEILRQLYEEDVERIAEEDEELLLFVDIGSGQSELIQEHIIEETDKEVVVVDHHEPQIEGDFTHLNPHFLGIDGGEAISAAGMAYLLAKAVDEDNQDLVKYALIGATGDVQKQEGEFLGLNEELAEEAVENDIIEKRQGLDLYGRTTKPLQKSLMYTSDPHLEGVSNDESGAIQLVKSAGVEIRENGDFKTLADLSEEEEKQLIHKMIKRGYEVPQLLNDIYTLPNGYEIDEFSTIINACGRLGEPRKGVKILLEDDLDLAEKISTKYGRKISSALRYFENNKEDNDVVYEDTVGIIDAGSNIGEDFIGTVTTITMSNGAFDCPVVMGAAHAEKEQIKISSRARKEVVEDGFNLGEIIGEICEEVDGEGGGHNIAAGAKIPRDKKDEFMESLEEKVAEEV is encoded by the coding sequence ATGGTAGACGATATCCTAGATGAAGCCGAACCTGCAGCACAGCAAATCAAAGACTTCGATGGAAAAATCCGTTTAATCGGACAGTACGACGCAGACGGGATAAACGCAACAGCAATCAGCCACGAAATGCTGGACAGACTCGACAAAAACTTCGAATACGAGATACTGAGGCAACTATACGAAGAAGATGTAGAGAGAATAGCAGAAGAAGACGAAGAACTACTCCTATTTGTAGACATAGGATCAGGACAGTCAGAACTTATTCAAGAACACATAATCGAAGAGACGGATAAGGAAGTAGTCGTCGTAGACCACCACGAACCACAGATAGAGGGAGACTTCACCCACCTCAACCCACACTTCCTCGGCATTGACGGAGGAGAAGCCATCTCAGCAGCAGGAATGGCTTATCTCTTGGCTAAGGCAGTCGACGAAGACAACCAGGACCTCGTCAAGTACGCCTTAATCGGTGCCACAGGAGACGTACAGAAACAGGAAGGAGAGTTCCTGGGACTGAACGAAGAACTAGCGGAAGAAGCAGTAGAAAACGATATAATCGAGAAAAGGCAAGGACTTGACCTATACGGAAGAACGACCAAACCTCTGCAGAAAAGCCTGATGTATACCTCCGACCCTCACCTTGAAGGCGTCTCTAACGATGAATCAGGAGCAATCCAATTAGTTAAGTCAGCCGGAGTTGAAATTCGTGAGAACGGCGACTTCAAGACACTGGCAGATCTATCCGAGGAAGAGGAAAAACAGTTAATCCACAAGATGATCAAGAGAGGCTACGAGGTACCACAGCTCCTCAACGACATCTACACACTGCCAAACGGATATGAAATCGACGAATTCTCAACCATAATCAACGCATGTGGAAGACTAGGAGAACCACGGAAAGGAGTTAAAATTTTATTGGAAGATGATTTAGACCTGGCAGAGAAGATTTCAACCAAATACGGTCGAAAAATCAGTTCAGCCCTCAGATACTTCGAAAACAACAAGGAAGACAACGATGTAGTATACGAAGACACAGTAGGCATAATCGACGCAGGTTCAAATATAGGTGAAGACTTCATCGGAACAGTCACAACCATCACCATGAGCAACGGAGCCTTCGACTGTCCGGTAGTCATGGGTGCAGCACATGCAGAAAAAGAACAGATCAAGATTTCCTCCAGGGCGCGGAAAGAAGTAGTAGAAGATGGCTTCAACCTCGGAGAGATCATCGGAGAAATCTGTGAAGAAGTTGATGGTGAAGGAGGAGGCCACAATATCGCAGCAGGTGCGAAGATACCACGAGACAAAAAGGACGAGTTCATGGAAAGTTTGGAAGAAAAAGTGGCTGAAGAGGTCTAA
- a CDS encoding COG1470 family protein has translation MRKYILFLTVISLMSVGVTAQNTQELDLSYGEEVELNEYTFRYDDQDGTRYFEVTVERDGSTFLVEQQTQDELYDLEKPHTFDISDELDIELKEMTSDKNGVGLNLSLKASENIFADADMSTSAPDRVFVGQSEEVDIPLTLENTGIVNQTFSLGAVHNTSAEVSYNFQDFNVTKLKVDNGKEESISAKIDVPETAKKGTYHFELYAEDKSRVSENITVEIRESSDASERRRISLDAEESFIGVKPGEEKQIPVRVRNRGTVTIDNIEVDVEAPEGWETELTQSSSPSLEQYDSFRTMVTVKAPVNAQPGDNFVEVSASSDETATEEPERVRVEVQQESNLRYIGLGIMGFSLVLLIVVYRRLGRR, from the coding sequence ATGAGGAAATACATACTATTCTTAACGGTTATATCTTTGATGAGCGTGGGCGTAACTGCTCAAAACACCCAGGAACTTGATTTAAGTTACGGGGAGGAAGTTGAATTAAACGAGTACACTTTTCGGTACGATGACCAAGACGGTACGAGATATTTTGAAGTTACTGTAGAAAGAGACGGTTCTACTTTTTTAGTTGAGCAACAAACTCAAGATGAACTCTACGACCTGGAAAAACCACATACCTTCGATATTTCAGACGAACTGGATATCGAACTCAAGGAAATGACCTCAGATAAAAACGGAGTAGGTCTCAACCTAAGCCTGAAGGCCTCGGAAAACATTTTCGCAGACGCCGACATGTCGACTTCTGCCCCTGACAGAGTGTTTGTAGGTCAGAGTGAAGAAGTTGATATCCCTTTGACTCTTGAGAACACTGGAATCGTGAACCAGACTTTCAGCCTTGGAGCGGTCCATAACACATCTGCAGAAGTCTCTTATAACTTCCAGGACTTCAACGTGACAAAGCTGAAGGTTGACAATGGAAAGGAAGAATCTATCAGCGCCAAGATTGATGTTCCGGAGACTGCGAAGAAAGGAACTTACCATTTCGAACTCTATGCTGAGGATAAGAGCAGAGTATCTGAGAACATTACTGTAGAGATCAGGGAAAGCAGCGATGCCAGTGAGCGAAGAAGAATCTCATTAGATGCTGAGGAAAGCTTCATAGGTGTCAAACCAGGGGAGGAAAAGCAGATACCTGTAAGAGTTAGAAACCGGGGAACAGTGACAATCGACAACATTGAGGTAGATGTAGAAGCTCCTGAAGGATGGGAAACCGAACTAACACAGTCCAGCAGTCCCAGCCTCGAACAGTACGACTCATTTAGAACCATGGTAACAGTCAAAGCACCTGTAAACGCCCAGCCAGGTGACAACTTTGTAGAGGTCTCGGCTTCATCCGATGAGACGGCTACAGAAGAACCTGAAAGAGTAAGGGTAGAAGTTCAACAGGAAAGCAACCTGAGATACATCGGATTAGGTATAATGGGATTCAGCCTCGTGCTACTCATAGTAGTCTACAGAAGACTGGGTAGGAGGTGA
- a CDS encoding ABC transporter ATP-binding protein: MSKIELQGVEKSYGSHEVLKGFDLSVKEGEIFGLLGPNGVGKTTLFQTVIGLLREDDGTVKIEGEEHTGGKEVRSKIGYLPSDISFYGGMSARENLEYFAQLAGTEPDFDELLELVGLEEDADRNPKDFSTGMKKRLGIAQSLIKDPEIIIYDEPTTGLDPEGKRRFRQHAEKINKEKDKTIIISSHITTEISPLCDRFGIMKDGEIVACGTKAELSKETDNDLGILIEAEDTDKLVQVVEDSSLDVEVLVDDTEVEVVTEDDIRSELFRILLENDVDVKTFEIEEETLENAYMKLTGEA, encoded by the coding sequence ATGTCCAAGATTGAATTGCAGGGTGTAGAGAAAAGTTATGGAAGCCATGAGGTCTTGAAGGGCTTTGATCTCTCGGTGAAGGAAGGAGAAATCTTTGGGCTTCTCGGTCCCAATGGTGTTGGGAAGACTACTCTTTTCCAGACAGTTATCGGGCTTTTGAGGGAAGACGACGGCACAGTGAAAATTGAAGGCGAGGAACACACTGGAGGGAAAGAAGTACGAAGTAAAATTGGTTACCTGCCTTCTGATATAAGTTTTTACGGCGGTATGTCGGCTCGTGAAAACCTGGAATACTTTGCACAGTTAGCAGGCACTGAGCCTGATTTTGATGAACTTTTGGAGCTTGTTGGTTTGGAGGAAGATGCGGATAGGAATCCGAAGGATTTTTCGACAGGAATGAAAAAGAGGCTGGGGATTGCTCAGTCCTTGATTAAGGATCCTGAAATCATTATTTACGATGAGCCGACGACCGGTTTAGATCCTGAAGGCAAGAGACGGTTCAGGCAACACGCTGAAAAGATAAACAAGGAGAAAGACAAAACGATAATAATTTCTTCACACATCACTACCGAGATTTCACCTCTCTGTGACCGTTTCGGGATAATGAAGGATGGGGAAATAGTTGCATGCGGTACTAAAGCCGAGTTAAGCAAAGAGACAGACAACGACCTAGGAATACTTATCGAAGCAGAGGACACAGACAAACTAGTCCAAGTAGTTGAGGACAGCAGCCTTGACGTCGAGGTCTTAGTGGATGATACTGAAGTGGAAGTAGTTACTGAGGATGACATACGGTCTGAACTATTCCGAATTTTACTGGAAAATGATGTAGACGTTAAGACTTTTGAGATTGAGGAGGAAACCCTTGAAAACGCTTACATGAAATTGACGGGTGAAGCCTGA
- a CDS encoding ABC transporter permease, translating to MGSMWDVASKEVSDSFSSKKFLGMVVLFTLFSMGAVFMGFKDYQMKMDQFQSGGWVPEKPTLLDIFNFMMGFNMPIAAGGLAIAFSYAAISDERSEGTIELLLSYPVYRDEIINGKFIARIFSLGFALLLAFLASSGLTIYLTDTLPTMNQVIRLSFVWIGTIVYMGFFTALGTLFSTLLRSRWRALGLSIFILLLSLATPLMAQIAASQIYQYDATAGTQMRETRTTPNGITVVEESDDRRISREEVRRQRDRFKQKVSRLSPTTAYQSFTSTMLLQTAGNEIDPTVSESIDNAIGYLIFLISETILMFTASYTVFMRQDL from the coding sequence ATGGGCTCTATGTGGGATGTAGCTTCTAAAGAAGTCTCAGACAGCTTCTCCAGCAAAAAATTCCTAGGCATGGTAGTACTTTTCACACTCTTCTCCATGGGAGCCGTCTTCATGGGATTCAAGGATTACCAGATGAAGATGGATCAATTCCAAAGCGGTGGATGGGTTCCTGAGAAGCCTACCCTGCTTGACATATTCAACTTCATGATGGGGTTCAACATGCCTATAGCAGCAGGAGGACTAGCCATAGCCTTCAGCTATGCAGCAATATCCGATGAGAGAAGTGAAGGAACGATAGAACTACTGCTTTCATACCCGGTATACCGTGACGAGATTATAAACGGCAAGTTCATCGCCAGAATCTTCAGCCTGGGATTCGCCCTGCTACTAGCATTCCTAGCATCATCAGGACTGACAATATACCTGACAGACACACTGCCGACAATGAACCAAGTGATAAGACTGAGCTTTGTCTGGATAGGCACCATAGTATACATGGGATTCTTCACAGCCCTAGGAACACTATTCTCAACGCTACTAAGATCAAGATGGAGAGCCTTAGGACTAAGCATATTTATACTGCTGCTGTCGCTTGCAACACCGTTGATGGCACAGATAGCAGCCAGCCAGATTTACCAGTACGACGCAACAGCAGGAACCCAGATGCGCGAAACTAGAACCACTCCAAACGGAATAACAGTAGTAGAAGAATCCGATGACCGGAGAATTAGCCGGGAAGAGGTTCGCAGACAGAGAGACAGATTCAAACAGAAAGTATCACGCCTCTCACCAACCACAGCATACCAAAGCTTTACCTCAACGATGCTGCTACAGACTGCAGGAAATGAGATAGATCCAACAGTATCAGAAAGCATCGACAACGCGATAGGCTACCTCATCTTCCTAATAAGCGAAACAATCCTCATGTTCACAGCCAGTTACACAGTATTCATGAGACAAGACCTGTAA
- a CDS encoding 30S ribosomal protein S15, translated as MSRMHKEAHGSSGSSKPVEKDNPDWVEFEEDEIIEIILELREEGLQPAQIGLRLRDEYGVPSVKQATGKKLTEILEEEDAAPEMPEDLKNLVEKAESIQSHLDENPSDEQAQRQLELAKAKVRKVADYHREEGNIPEDWEYAADE; from the coding sequence ATGAGTAGAATGCATAAAGAAGCGCATGGTAGTTCTGGTAGTTCTAAACCTGTTGAAAAAGATAATCCTGACTGGGTTGAGTTTGAGGAAGACGAGATAATTGAAATTATCCTTGAGCTCCGTGAAGAAGGTCTTCAGCCTGCCCAAATCGGTTTGAGGCTTCGTGACGAATACGGTGTCCCGAGTGTTAAGCAGGCAACCGGTAAGAAGCTGACTGAAATCCTTGAAGAAGAGGATGCAGCTCCTGAGATGCCTGAAGACCTGAAGAACCTTGTTGAGAAGGCAGAAAGTATTCAAAGCCATCTTGATGAGAACCCAAGTGATGAACAGGCTCAGAGACAGTTAGAGCTTGCTAAGGCGAAGGTTAGGAAGGTTGCTGACTACCATCGTGAAGAAGGCAATATTCCCGAAGACTGGGAGTACGCAGCCGACGAATAA
- a CDS encoding ribbon-helix-helix domain-containing protein: MTLTVDVPDGLEKEIDSEVEKGRYQNKSELVRDAIRRLLEERSEVERAELNKEYAEEIKRRMKQVEEGEIGLDDMRTMDEIAEDEGLKE, translated from the coding sequence ATGACTTTGACTGTTGATGTGCCGGATGGTTTAGAGAAGGAGATTGATTCTGAGGTTGAGAAGGGCAGGTATCAGAATAAGTCCGAGTTGGTTCGTGATGCTATTCGGAGGCTTCTTGAGGAGAGGAGTGAGGTTGAGCGAGCTGAGTTGAATAAGGAGTATGCTGAGGAGATTAAGCGGCGTATGAAACAAGTTGAAGAAGGAGAGATTGGGCTTGACGATATGCGGACTATGGATGAGATTGCTGAAGATGAAGGTTTGAAGGAGTGA
- a CDS encoding thermonuclease family protein: MNQQTIITTLLITAFTISAVTTATDINSGKTKQANITAKTVEVIDGDTVDIQNNGKDTVRVLGIDTPEISGQNIPKEYFLENTSKSRKCLREMGEKASEFAQEKLADREIQVATDSEADRRGAYGRLLAYLEYNGSDLGQELLKKGYARVYNSSFERKEKYRELGTESRREGKGIWNESCGV, encoded by the coding sequence ATGAACCAACAAACAATAATCACAACCCTACTTATCACAGCATTCACAATATCAGCTGTTACAACAGCAACAGACATAAACTCGGGAAAAACAAAGCAGGCAAATATTACAGCAAAAACCGTAGAAGTAATCGACGGCGACACAGTCGACATACAAAACAACGGAAAGGACACTGTCAGAGTCCTCGGAATCGACACACCGGAAATCAGCGGACAAAACATCCCCAAGGAATACTTCCTGGAAAACACTTCCAAAAGCAGGAAATGCCTCAGAGAGATGGGAGAAAAAGCCTCGGAGTTCGCCCAGGAAAAACTAGCTGACAGGGAAATACAGGTAGCAACAGATTCGGAGGCAGATAGACGCGGAGCCTACGGTCGACTGCTTGCTTATTTAGAATATAATGGTTCAGATCTGGGTCAGGAACTACTGAAGAAAGGATACGCCCGGGTCTACAACTCCAGTTTTGAGAGAAAGGAAAAATACCGTGAACTGGGGACAGAAAGTAGAAGAGAAGGAAAAGGTATCTGGAATGAAAGCTGTGGAGTTTAG
- a CDS encoding PH domain-containing protein yields the protein MKDLEKKILAPWLATGLLVSIVLTSIVGGSLVFLETFSISVASVLFAVLTVLTSVYMVLRYRNWGFEMRDDYLYLEHGVVTKVKTKVPYVRVQHVDTQRSLVDRIFGLSQLVVYTAGSRGADVGIPGLLPADADDIQERLRKVAVESEEEFGDAV from the coding sequence ATGAAGGACTTGGAGAAGAAGATTTTGGCGCCTTGGCTTGCAACCGGTTTACTTGTTTCAATAGTACTGACCTCGATAGTTGGTGGCAGCCTAGTATTTTTGGAAACATTCAGTATCAGCGTTGCATCAGTTTTATTTGCGGTTTTAACAGTTTTGACGAGTGTCTACATGGTTTTGCGTTACCGGAACTGGGGTTTCGAGATGAGAGACGACTACCTATATCTGGAGCATGGTGTTGTTACGAAGGTGAAGACTAAGGTTCCTTATGTCCGTGTTCAGCATGTTGACACACAGAGAAGCCTTGTTGACAGGATTTTCGGGCTTTCACAGCTTGTTGTCTATACTGCCGGTAGCAGAGGTGCTGATGTCGGTATTCCAGGGCTTCTACCGGCGGATGCTGATGATATTCAGGAGCGTCTGAGAAAAGTTGCTGTTGAGTCGGAGGAAGAGTTCGGTGACGCAGTATGA
- a CDS encoding PH domain-containing protein, which translates to MKLSKISIPYRAVKSAGTILAIGAFSSLESLSFAPGYALAMLGIFFAGSLGISCWFYLVWRNFSFEITEDTFDIKSGVIRKQRREIPLHRIQNVDISRSIFQRILGIAKINLETAGGKTSEASLKYVDRERAKDIQRQVRELKQEGKDIEEVDEEESPIFSLSQKELTVLSLTSLNWKALSTVFVGMGLLGAVGPAIDDAINLTFLSVAVILGGIIVFGGLVASAASNLNKYYDFKLFRRGKSLEFERGLLNRSEGSIPFEKIQNLRIEENPLQRFFGYATLKVETAGYSGQDQQQQGPEVAVPLAEKRRVEELSNEIFQHGSYDIQGVPARSFRRYFGRYLSASTVLTGLYFGATQLTQTVFNPYILVPLTIASGIGACLKYVHRGFYEGKEFFYTRNGFWNRITSVTPYYRIQNLDLSRSVFQRRLKLSSLILDTAGIYAFARNPRAIDINQETAENLFERVFESFKSSSKRD; encoded by the coding sequence ATGAAACTGTCGAAAATTTCGATACCTTACAGAGCCGTTAAGTCAGCTGGAACCATTCTGGCGATCGGAGCCTTCAGTTCATTGGAAAGCCTGAGTTTCGCCCCGGGCTACGCATTAGCTATGCTTGGAATATTTTTTGCAGGATCTCTAGGGATAAGTTGTTGGTTTTACCTTGTCTGGAGGAACTTCAGCTTTGAGATTACCGAGGATACTTTTGACATCAAATCCGGTGTTATCCGGAAGCAGCGTCGTGAGATCCCTCTTCACAGGATTCAGAATGTTGATATCAGTCGAAGTATTTTCCAACGGATACTAGGTATCGCAAAAATCAACTTGGAGACGGCTGGCGGGAAGACCAGTGAGGCGTCACTGAAGTATGTTGACAGGGAGAGAGCTAAGGACATTCAGAGACAGGTAAGAGAGCTTAAACAGGAGGGGAAAGACATAGAGGAAGTTGATGAGGAAGAGTCTCCGATATTTTCCTTGAGTCAGAAGGAGCTTACTGTCCTGAGCCTTACATCCCTGAACTGGAAGGCTCTGTCCACAGTATTTGTCGGTATGGGGCTTCTAGGAGCTGTTGGTCCGGCAATCGACGACGCAATCAATCTTACATTTCTCTCAGTAGCGGTTATTCTAGGAGGGATTATCGTTTTTGGAGGTCTGGTTGCGAGCGCGGCATCCAATTTGAACAAGTATTATGATTTCAAGCTTTTCCGGCGTGGTAAGAGCCTTGAGTTTGAGCGCGGACTTCTTAACCGTTCTGAAGGCAGCATTCCGTTTGAAAAGATTCAGAACTTGAGGATTGAGGAGAACCCGTTACAGAGGTTTTTCGGTTATGCTACTTTGAAGGTGGAGACGGCAGGTTATTCAGGACAAGATCAACAGCAGCAAGGTCCGGAAGTGGCAGTACCTCTCGCCGAGAAACGCCGGGTTGAAGAGCTTTCAAACGAGATTTTCCAGCACGGCAGCTACGATATTCAAGGCGTCCCGGCTCGAAGCTTCAGAAGATACTTTGGCAGATACCTATCTGCTTCAACCGTCCTGACAGGACTTTACTTCGGAGCAACGCAGCTCACACAGACAGTATTTAACCCATATATACTGGTCCCTCTAACCATTGCTTCAGGCATTGGAGCATGCCTAAAGTATGTTCATAGAGGTTTCTACGAAGGGAAAGAGTTTTTCTATACAAGAAACGGATTCTGGAACAGGATTACCTCTGTAACTCCTTATTACCGGATTCAAAACCTTGATCTAAGTCGCTCAGTTTTCCAGAGAAGACTGAAGCTGTCAAGCCTCATCTTGGATACTGCCGGGATCTATGCCTTCGCCCGCAACCCGAGAGCCATCGATATAAATCAGGAAACAGCCGAGAATCTGTTTGAAAGAGTGTTTGAGTCTTTCAAGTCTTCTTCGAAGAGAGACTAG
- a CDS encoding KEOPS complex kinase/ATPase Bud32, whose translation MKQIQGAEATVTIKEKEVEKDRKKKQYRHPELDKRIRTERNKQEARVLQKARQNGVKAPEVVEESETEFKMQKIKGKQLKQIIEEQPSLIEELAVQVARLHSVDIIHGDLTTSNAIAQDQEVYMIDFGLAYHSERVEDKAVDLHLLKNILETSHADKEELWSLFSEKYGEEGSEEVLDKLPEIEERARYK comes from the coding sequence ATGAAACAGATACAAGGAGCAGAAGCCACAGTAACAATCAAAGAAAAAGAAGTAGAGAAAGACAGAAAAAAGAAACAGTACCGACACCCAGAACTCGACAAAAGAATAAGAACGGAAAGAAACAAGCAAGAAGCACGAGTACTGCAGAAAGCCCGGCAAAACGGCGTAAAAGCACCGGAAGTAGTTGAAGAATCAGAAACAGAATTTAAGATGCAGAAAATAAAAGGAAAACAACTGAAACAGATAATTGAAGAACAACCAAGCCTCATCGAAGAATTAGCGGTTCAGGTAGCAAGACTCCACTCAGTAGACATAATCCACGGCGATCTAACCACTAGCAACGCAATAGCCCAAGATCAAGAGGTGTACATGATTGATTTCGGTCTTGCATATCATTCTGAGAGGGTGGAGGACAAGGCAGTAGACCTACACTTATTGAAAAATATTCTGGAAACCAGTCACGCCGATAAAGAGGAGCTTTGGAGTTTGTTCTCGGAGAAATACGGGGAAGAAGGAAGTGAAGAAGTACTGGACAAGCTGCCGGAGATAGAAGAGAGAGCAAGGTACAAATAA